From the genome of Pelosinus fermentans DSM 17108:
AAGAACAGTAGAATAATACCTATGTAAGTAACATCTTATCATAAGGAGGAATTGTTATGACTGTACAAAAAGACTTGCAAAAAGCTGTCGCTGCAGCTGAATCAGCAAAAGGAACCTATGCAACCTTCGCCCAATCAACTGACGATCAAACAGCCAAACAACTATTTACACAGATGTCACAGGATATGGATCAACATATCAGCCAACTCAACAGCCGCCTTAACGTCACCGAGCAAAATCAACTTAATAGTCAAGCAGACTAACAAATAAGGGGGTAGTAAATGACTGCCCCCCTTATCATTTATTCATTTAATCTGTTATGCAGACGTTAACATACATTCTTTCTAGCAGCTACTTTTTTCAATAATCCCTTCACTTAATGCCTTTTCCTCCACTGGAATTCGAATACCCAGAATTAACCAAGCATTACATAGAGTCGCGAGAGCTGCTGTGATTGCAGCTCCAAATAGTAAGGGTACAACCAGCAATTCGATGGCTA
Proteins encoded in this window:
- a CDS encoding DUF1657 domain-containing protein produces the protein MTVQKDLQKAVAAAESAKGTYATFAQSTDDQTAKQLFTQMSQDMDQHISQLNSRLNVTEQNQLNSQAD